The genomic window ATCTTCCATTTCTCACCTCTTTCAGATATTCGTAAGCTCTCAAAAATGCCTCTTTCTCCTCTTCAAAGGTTATTTTTTCCCAAGCTTCCTTATAATCTAGCCACGCATATTCCAAAACTTCGTTTTTATCTAGTCTCACCTTTTTTTCATCACTTCTCATCAGAAAAAAAACAGCTTCCTTCATTATGTTCTTATTTATCTGATAATCCAAAGTCTCTCTAAACCCGTCTATTATCTGGGCCCTTAGACCTACCTCTTCATATACCTCCCTCAAAGCTGTCTCTTCCTCTGTCTCATCATCTTCCATGTGCCCCTTAGGGAAACCGTAATAACCACTCAGTTGTTTTATTACTAAAAATTTTTCCCTGCCATCTTCTATTACTACTATTATTCCTCCACAGGATTTTTCCCATATCATAACCTCACCCCTCTCTAGAATTTTATAGTTCCAATAAAAGTTCCTGTAATTTTATCATCTCATCTCTTTTTACTATGGCTTTTTCAAAATCTAATTCTCCAGACAGGATTTTTATCTCCTTTTTCAGTTTTCCAATCTCTTTTTCTATATCCTTTTTAGAAGTAAATATCCTTTTTACCTTTTCTCTCTCGTAGCTCTCCATATCCACTCCATAGTCAAAGTTCAGAACCTCTTCAGATATCTCTCTTATAACTGTTTTAGGATCAATATCATATGTTTTGTTATACTCCTCTTGAACTTCTCTTCTTCTCTCTGTTTCCTCTATAGCTTCCTTCATAGAGCCGGTCATGACATCTCCGTAGAGTATGACCCTCCCCTCTATATTTCTAGCTGCTCTTCCCATGGTCTGTATGAGGGACCTTCTGCTCCTCAAGAAACCTTCCTTGTCTGCCTCTAGAACAGCAACCAGGGAGACCTCCGGGATGTCTAGCCCCTCCCTCAGGAGGTTTATCCCCACAAGCACGTCAAACTCCCCACGTCTGAGCCCCCTTATAATCTCTATCCTTTCTAGGGTGTCTATGTCTGAATGCATGTATTTCGCCTTTACCCCAAAGCCTATATAGTAATCTGTCAGTTCTTCTGCCATTTTTTTTGTAAGAGTTGTTACCAGCACCCGCTGTTTTTTTTCTGACCTGATCCTCACCTCTTCTAAAAGGTCGTCCACCTGGTTTGCAGTGGGTCTGACCTCTATACTAGGTTCTAGTATACCTGTAGGCCTGACTAGCTGCTCTGCCACCTGTCCCCTGCTGACCTCTACCTCATATTCCCCAGGGGTGGCAGATACAAATATGGTCTGGTTGGAGATCTCACGGAACTCCTCAAACCTCAGAGGTCTGTTGTCAAGAGCAGAGGGAAGTCTGAACCCGTTTGCAACAAGGGTCTCCTTTCTAGACCTGTCTCCCTTGTACATTCCTCTTATCTGTGGCACTGCTATGTGGGACTCATCTATGAATATCAAAAAATCCTTTGGAAAATACTCTAAGAGGGTATGAGGAGATTCCCCGGGCTTCTTTCCCGAAAGGTATCTAGAATAATTTTCTATCCCTTTGCAGTATCCCACCTCTCTTATCATCTCTAGGTCATACTCTGTCCTCTGCTTTATTCTCTGAGCCTCTATAAGCTTTCCTTCACTTTCAAATTTTTTTATCTGATCTTTGAGGTCTGTTTTTATATCCTCTATTATCCTTTCTATCTCCTTTTCCTCTGTAACATAATGTGTCGCAGGCATTATGCTGATTCTTTCAAGTCCGGCTCTGACTTTTTTCCCTGTAAGGGTGTTTATTTCAGATATACTCTCTAGATCATCACCCCAGAATTCCAGTCTGTACCCGGTTTCCATGTAAGATGGATATATGTCCACCACATCTCCCTTTATCCTAAACTTTCCCCTTTCAAAAGCTATATCATTTCTTTCATATCTCAGAGATACCAATTTTTCCAGAAATTTCTTCCTGTCTATTCCAGTCTTTAGGTCAATGGGAATTGTCATCTTTTTATAGGTCTCAGGCGATCCTAGACCATATATGGCAGACACAGATGCCACGATTATAACGTCTCTCCTGTTTATAAGTGCTGCAGTGGCTGCGTTTCTCATCTTGTCTATCTCATCGTTTATAGATGAATCTTTTTCTATAAAGGTATCAGTTGAAGGGATATACGCCTCAGGCTGATAGTAATCATAATATGATACAAAATATTCCACTGCATTTTCTGGAAAAAAAGATTTGTATTCTGAATAAAGCTGAGCGGCAAGGGTCTTATTTGGGGCCATTATGATAGCAGGTCTCCTTGTTTCCTTTATTATATTGGCCACGGTAAATGTTTTTCCCGACCCTGTGACCCCCAGAAGTACCTGATCCTTCACATGATTATTTATATTTTCAACTATTTTTTTTATGGCTTCAGGCTGGTCACCTGTAGGTTTATAGTTTGAATGGAGTTTAAACATTTTTTATCACCCTTCTTTAATAATCTATATCTGAATTCTAACAGATTTATCCACCCGGGACAAATAAGTTTCATTTTTTACTGTTCTTATTAGCCAAATTAGTTTGATTTTTCATTTAAATTACTGAATTTACACAGTGTTACTTTTCTCTTGACAGAAAAGTAACCAAAAGGTCAAGGCTGTGAAAAATCAGCTAAATAACCTTGAAAATCTAAGAAAAACTCAAAACTCACTGCGCTCAGACATCGATTTTTTCTAAGGATTTCACTGCGGTTATTCTTAACGCTGATTTTGTCAATGCCATTAAGAAATCAAAATATTCAAATGATTTTTAAAATCTTTTAAATCTTTTAAAGTCCTTAAAGTGCCTATTCGAAGAACTAGCGTTAAGAAATATAATCAATTTTACGTTAAGAAAATACAATGTTTGAGCAAAGCGAGTTTTGTATTTTTAGTAAAATTTATTATATTTTAGCTTGGACAAGACAAGGCTTGATTTTTGGTTACTTTTCATCAAGGAAAAGTGACAGAAGGCTTTGGATAAATTCAATATTTTATAAAAAAACCCAATAAAAATTAAAAAGAAGAATACAGTTTCAATGTATAATATACTAAAAATAAAGTTAGAACGCATGGAGGTCAAAAGATGAAAATATTGAGTGTTCAAGAGATGAGAGATCTAGATAATTTATATATAGATAAATTTGGAATTCCACAGTCAGTTCTCATGGAAAA from uncultured Ilyobacter sp. includes these protein-coding regions:
- a CDS encoding NUDIX domain-containing protein; this translates as MIWEKSCGGIIVVIEDGREKFLVIKQLSGYYGFPKGHMEDDETEEETALREVYEEVGLRAQIIDGFRETLDYQINKNIMKEAVFFLMRSDEKKVRLDKNEVLEYAWLDYKEAWEKITFEEEKEAFLRAYEYLKEVRNGR
- the uvrB gene encoding excinuclease ABC subunit UvrB: MFKLHSNYKPTGDQPEAIKKIVENINNHVKDQVLLGVTGSGKTFTVANIIKETRRPAIIMAPNKTLAAQLYSEYKSFFPENAVEYFVSYYDYYQPEAYIPSTDTFIEKDSSINDEIDKMRNAATAALINRRDVIIVASVSAIYGLGSPETYKKMTIPIDLKTGIDRKKFLEKLVSLRYERNDIAFERGKFRIKGDVVDIYPSYMETGYRLEFWGDDLESISEINTLTGKKVRAGLERISIMPATHYVTEEKEIERIIEDIKTDLKDQIKKFESEGKLIEAQRIKQRTEYDLEMIREVGYCKGIENYSRYLSGKKPGESPHTLLEYFPKDFLIFIDESHIAVPQIRGMYKGDRSRKETLVANGFRLPSALDNRPLRFEEFREISNQTIFVSATPGEYEVEVSRGQVAEQLVRPTGILEPSIEVRPTANQVDDLLEEVRIRSEKKQRVLVTTLTKKMAEELTDYYIGFGVKAKYMHSDIDTLERIEIIRGLRRGEFDVLVGINLLREGLDIPEVSLVAVLEADKEGFLRSRRSLIQTMGRAARNIEGRVILYGDVMTGSMKEAIEETERRREVQEEYNKTYDIDPKTVIREISEEVLNFDYGVDMESYEREKVKRIFTSKKDIEKEIGKLKKEIKILSGELDFEKAIVKRDEMIKLQELLLEL